The stretch of DNA TAGGGTATTGCGACCCTGCATGCGGCGGAAACGAATCAGGGCATCCATGATCGCATTGTTGAAGCCATGGCCCATGTGCAGGCTGCCAGTGACGTTCGGTGGCGGAATCATGATGGTGTAGGCATCGCCCGCGCCTTGCGGAGCGAAATAATTCTCGGACTCCCAGGTCTGGTACCAGGAAGTTTCAATAGCGTGCGGCTGGTAGGTCTTATCCATGCGCGGCGGGACCCTAGTTGGCATTAATTCAGGAAAGCCGACAAGTATAACGGGGGATAGGGGAGAGGGGTAGGAGCGAGCTTGCTCGCGAAAAACCTGAGGGCGGCGCGTTCATTCAGGATGTACGCGTTATCGTTCACGCCCTTCGCGAGCAAGCCCGCTCCCACAGGGGATATGTGTCAGCCTTAGTTCTGGTACTGGCTCAACAACCGTTCCATGCGCGCATCCAGCCGGCGCTTGATCTCGGTTTCGATATGCGGGGCAAAATCGTCGATCACGTCTTGCATGATCAGTTGCGCGGCGGCGCGCAGTTCGTTGTCCAGGTGCAGCAGCAGGGCGTCGGGGGCTTTTTCGGCGGCAGGTACGGCAACAGCCGCAGCCGGCGCAGCTTGTGCCACGGGCGTTTCGACAGGTTCCGGCGTAACCGGCTTGCCACCCACCATATCGAACAGCAGGGGAATTTGTACGTCACCGTTGACCGCATCGGTCAGCAATGGCGGTTGCAGGTCATCATCACCGAGCAGCTTGCGGATCGACTCAAGGTCGTCCAGCAGGTGGTCAGAGTCTTTTAGCGGGTTTGGAGTGTCCATCGTGTGCTCAAAGTCGTTGTAGCCGGTGATCTTGCAGAGAATAGCCCTGTTCGCGGTAGAAACGGAAACTCTCCCGCGCGGCCTGACGAATAGCCGGGTCTTCCACCACCACTTCCGCCACGCGGGCGAAACCCTTGGCGAAGGCCGGTACTTTCAGGTCAAGGTTGACCAGCAGGTCTGTGTGATCGCCGCAGCTGTCGCCCAAACCCAGTACCACCAGGCCTTCCGGTTCTGATTCGGCGGCACCGTGGGGCACGAAGCTTTCGCCCTTGAAGCGCCACAGGCGGGCGTCGAGGTCGTCACGCTGGGCGGCATCGCTGCAATGCAGGTAGATACGGTGGCCCATGCGCCAGGCTTTTTCGGTGAGCTTGCAGGCAAAGTCCAGGCGCGCGGAAGGATCGGCGCTGGGCAATATATAGAAGTCGACTTGGGTCATTGCGGTTCCTGAGCCCCGGGCGGCTTTACAAGCGCCCGGGGATCTTCATTTTCAGGCTTTGGCGCGGTCCAGCAGGTACTGGGTCAGCAATGGAACCGGACGGCCAGTGGCGCCCTTGTCCTTGCCGCCGCTGGTCCAGGCGGTGCCGGCGATGTCCAGGTGGGCCCAGTTGAAGTTCTTGGCGAAACGCGACAGGAAGCACGCCGCAGTGATGGTGCCGGCTTTCGGGCCGCCAATGTTGGCGATGTCGGCGAACGGGCTGTCCAGCTGTTCCTGGTACTCATCGAACAGCGGCAGTTGCCAGGCGCGATCGTCTGCAGCCTGGCCGGCGCTGAGCAGTTGGCCGATCAGTTCGTCGCTGTTGCCCAGCAGGCCCGACGTGTGGGCGCCCAGGGCAACTACGCAGGCACCGGTCAGGGTGGCGATGTCGATCACGGCTTGCGGCTTGAAGCGCTCGGCGTAGGTCAGGGCGTCGCACAGCACCAGGCGGCCTTCGGCGTCGGTGTTGAGGATTTCCACGGTCTGGCCGCTGAGGGTGGTGACGATGTCGCCCGGACGGGTCGCGCCGCCGCTCGGCATGTTCTCGGCGCAGGCCAGGATGCACACCAGGTTGATCGGCAGCTTGAGTTCCAGCACGGCACGCAGGGTGCCGAACACGCTGGCGGCGCCGCCCATGTCGTACTTCATCTCGTCCATGCCCAGGCCCGGCTTGAGGCTGATGCCGCCGGTGTCGAAGGTGATGCCTTTGCCGACCAGGGCAAATGGCTTCTCGGACTTCTTGCCGCCGTTGTATTGCATCACGATCAGGCGTGGCGGCTGGTCGCTGCCCTGGCCCACGGCATAGAACGAGCCCATGCCCAGTTCCTTGATCTTCTTCTCATCCAGGACTTCGACTTTCAGGCCCTTGAATTCCTTGCCCAGCGCCTTGGCTTGCTCGCCCAGGTAGGTTGGGTGGCAGATGTTCGGTGGCAGGTTGCCCAGGTCACGGGTGAACGCCATGCCGCCGGCGATGGCCTGGGCGTGGGTCACGGCGCGTTCGACTTCAGCCTGGGCCGCCTTGATGGTCAGCAGGGTGACTTTCTTCAGGGCGCGGGGTTCGGCCTTGGTGCTCTTGAACTGGTCGAAGACGTAGCCGCCGTCCAGCAGGCTTTCGGCCAGCAGGCGGGTCTTGCCGTAGCTGTCGCGGCCCTTGACCACGACTTCGTCCAGCGCCAGGGCCGCGTCGGTGCCGCCCAGGCCCTTGAGGGTGTTGAGGATGCCGGCGATGATCTTGCGGAACGGACGGTCGCCCAGTTCGGCGTCTTTACCAACGCCCACCAGCAATACGCGGTCGGCTTTAAGGTTAGGCAGGCTTTGCAGCAGCAGGCTTTGGCCGACCTTGCCGGCCAGGTCGCCGCGCTTGAGGACTGCGCTGATGGCGCCGCCGCTCAGTTCGTCCAGTTGCTTGGCGGCAACGCCGAGCTTGCGGCCTTCGCCGACAGCGACCACGAGGGTGGCGGTTTTCAACGTTTCGGGGCTAACGCTTTTTACAACCAGTTCCATTTTCGGGTCCCTTATAAAGGTCAGTGAGCCAGGAGTCTGTACTCCGGCTTGTAAGCTTGGCAGCCTGTAGGCCGCCCGCGACAAAGGCCGCAGTTTGAACCTCGCCGCCCGAGCCTGACAACCCTTGCGGGCAGCTTTGTGCACGCGTATGAGCAAGCTCCGTGACAGGTGCGGTCAATCACAGGATAATGCGCCATCTTTTTAGCCGGCCTGCAGCAATGGGTCGACTCGATATGCTTGCTTGTTTGGCCGCCTTAGCCTGACAACCCTGGAGTGTCTGGTTTGATCGTCTTCCGTTATCTATCCCGCGAAGTCCTGTTGACCCTGAGTGCCGTGAGTGCGGTATTGCTGGTCATCATCATGAGTGGTCGCTTCGTCAAATACCTCGCCCAGGCTGCCTCGGGTGCCCTGGATCCGGGTTCGCTGTTCCTGATCATGGGCTTTCGCCTGCCGGGCTTCCTGCAGTTGATCCTGCCATTGGGCCTGTTTCTCGGGATTCTGCTGGCCTACGGCCGCTTGTACCTTGAAAGCGAAATGACCGTGTTGTCGGCCACCGGCATGAGCCAGCAACGTTTGCTGGCCATGACCATGGTTCCGGCCACCGGTATCGCGCTGGTGGTGGCCTGGCTGAGCTTGAGCCTGGCACCCCAGGGCGCCATGCAGTTCCAGCTGGTGCTGAACAAACAGGACGCCATGACCGAATTCGACACCCTGGAGCCGGGCCGCTTCCAAGCGCTCAACGACGGCACCCGGGTGACCTATACCGAGCAAATGTCGGATGACCGTGCCAACCTGGGAGGGGTGTTCATCTCCCAGAAAAACCTCGGCCAGAACCAGAAAGACCGTGGTATTTCGATTCTGGTGGCCGACAAGGGGCGCCAGGAAGTGCGCCCGGATGGCAGCCGTTACCTGATCCTGGAAGATGGCTATCGCTATGACGGCAGCCCCGGTCAGGCCGATTACCGCGCAATCAAGTACGACACCTATGGCGTGATGCTGGCCCGGCCGGATGTCAGCGATGAGGTCACCGACCGCGACGCGATCCCGACCCCAGACCTGATCGGCAGCAAGGAACTGCGTTCGATCGCCGAGCTGCAATGGCGGATTTCCCTGCCGCTGCTGGTGTTCATCGTGACCTTGATGGCCGTGCCGCTGTCCCGGGTCAACCCGCGCCAGGGCCGCTTCCTCAAGCTGCTGCCGGCGATCCTGCTTTATATGGCTTACCTGACCATCCTGATTTCCGCCCGCGGCTCCCTGGAGAAGGGCAAACTGCCGCCGGCCCTTGGGTTGTGGTGGGTCCACGGGGTCTTCCTGGCCATTGGCCTGGGGCTGCTTTATTGGGAGCCGATGCGGTTGAAGATGCGGAGTCGTCGCAGCGTGAAGGAGATGGCCCGTGGTTAAGCTCGACCGCTACATTGGTAGCAGCGTCCTGGTCGCAATCCTTGCGGTATTGGGCATTATTCTAGGGCTGGCCTCGTTGTTCGCCTTCATTGATGAAGTCGGCAACGTCAGCGATACCTACACCGTTACCGACGTCCTGAGCTACGTGGCGCTGACGGCGCCCCGTCGCCTGTACGACATGATGCCGATGGCTGCGCTGATCGGCTGCCTGATCGGCCTGGGCAGCCTGGCCAGCAACAGCGAGCTGACCATCATGCGCGCGGCGGGTGTTTCCATCGGTCGCATCGTGTGGGCGGTCATGAAGCCCATGCTGTTGCTGATGGTGGTCAGCGTGCTGATCGGTGAATACGTGGCGCCTCCAGCCGAGTCCACGGCCCAGGCCAATCGTGCCCTGGCCCAGGGTTCGGGCGATGCCCAGAGCTCCAAGCATGGCCTGTGGCACCGCCAGGGTGAGGAGTTTATCCACATCAACGCCGTGCAGCCGGGTGGCTTGCTGGTGGGTGTCACCCGCTACCACTTCGACAAGGAACGTCACCTGCTGTCGTCGAGTTTCGCCAAACGTGCACAGTACGCCGACGAAAAGTGGCAACTGAGCGATGTGACCACCACCTATTTCCGTGATATCGGCAAGGGTGCGGCATCGACCACCGAAGTGATCAATGTGCCGACGGAGCAGTGGGATATTTCCCTCAAGCCCGAATTGCTGAATACCGTGGTGATGATCCCGGAAAGCCTGCCTATCTCCGGCCTGTGGGGGTATATCCATTACCTCAAGGACCAGGGCTTGAACAACGGCCGTTACTGGCTGGCGTTTTGGGTCAAGGTGTTGCAGCCGGTGGTGACGGCTGCGCTGGTGCTGATGGCGATCTCGTTCATCTTTGGCCCGTTGCGTTCCGTGACCCTCGGCCAGCGCGTGTTTACCGGCGTACTGGTGGGTTTCACCTTCCGTATCGCCCAGGACCTGCTGGGGCCGTCCAGCCTGGTATTCGGTTTCTCGCCGCTGTTTGCGGTGCTGGTGCCGACCGCCATCTGCGCCGTGGCCGGCTTCTGGCTGTTGCGTCGGGCCGGTTGAGCCCGCGCTTATGAACAAAAATGCCCCGTTCGAACGACCGGGGCATTTTTGTTCTTGGTCGCCATGGATGACGTCTGGTCTGCGCATCAGGTACAATTCCCGGCTATTTTTCAGCGGGCAGTCTGCCTGCAGCCTTTTTGAGTGTTGATCCGTGAGTGATTTGAGTCATATCCGCAATTTCTCCATCATCGCCCACATTGACCATGGCAAGTCGACGCTGGCCGATCGATTCATCCAGATGTGCGGCGGCCTTGCCGAGCGTGAAATGGAAGCCCAGGTGCTGGACTCCATGGACCTCGAGCGCGAGCGCGGGATCACCATCAAGGCCCACAGCGTAACCCTGTACTACACCGCCAAAGACGGTATCAAGTACCAGCTCAACTTCATTGACACCCCGGGTCACGTCGACTTCACCTATGAAGTCAGCCGCTCCCTGGCGGCCTGCGAAGGTGCGTTGCTGGTAGTGGATGCGGGCCAGGGCGTTGAAGCCCAGTCCGTGGCCAACTGCTACACCGCCATCGAGCAAGGCCTGGAGGTGATGCCGGTGCTGAACAAGATCGACCTGCCACAGGCCGATCCGGACCGCGTCAAGGAAGAGATCGAGAAGATCATCGGCATTGACGCCACCGACGCCGTCGAGTGCAGCGCCAAGACCGGCCTGGGCGTCGACGAAGTGCTCGAGCGCCTGGTCAAGACCATTCCGGCTCCCACCGGCAACTACGAAGATCCGCTGCAAGCGTTGATCATCGACTCCTGGTTCGACAACTACCTGGGCGTTGTTTCCCTGGTACGCGTACGCCACGGCCGTGTGAAGAAGGGCGACAAGATCCTGGTCAAGTCCACCGGCAAGATCCACCTGGTGGACAGCGTCGGTGTATTCAACCCGAAGCACACGGCTACCACTGATCTGAAAGCCGGCGAAGTAGGCTTCATCATCGCCGGTATCAAGGACATCCACGGTGCACCGGTAGGTGACACCCTGACCTTGAGCTCCACCCCTGACGTCGACGTGCTGCCGGGCTTCAAACGCATCCAGCCGCAGGTTTACGCCGGCCTGTTCCCGGTCAGCTCCGATGACTTCGAGGACTTCCGCGAAGCCCTGCAGAAGCTGACCCTCAACGACTCGTCGTTGCAGTACACCCCGGAAAGCTCCGACGCCCTCGGGTTCGGCTTCCGCTGCGGGTTCCTGGGCATGCTGCACATGGAAATCATCCAGGAGCGCCTTGAGCGCGAATACGACCTGGACCTGATCACCACCGCGCCGACGGTTATTTTTGAACTGGCGCTGAAAACCGGTGAAACGATTTACGTCGACAACCCGTCC from Pseudomonas sp. NC02 encodes:
- a CDS encoding DNA polymerase III subunit chi, which encodes MDTPNPLKDSDHLLDDLESIRKLLGDDDLQPPLLTDAVNGDVQIPLLFDMVGGKPVTPEPVETPVAQAAPAAAVAVPAAEKAPDALLLHLDNELRAAAQLIMQDVIDDFAPHIETEIKRRLDARMERLLSQYQN
- the lptG gene encoding LPS export ABC transporter permease LptG, which gives rise to MVKLDRYIGSSVLVAILAVLGIILGLASLFAFIDEVGNVSDTYTVTDVLSYVALTAPRRLYDMMPMAALIGCLIGLGSLASNSELTIMRAAGVSIGRIVWAVMKPMLLLMVVSVLIGEYVAPPAESTAQANRALAQGSGDAQSSKHGLWHRQGEEFIHINAVQPGGLLVGVTRYHFDKERHLLSSSFAKRAQYADEKWQLSDVTTTYFRDIGKGAASTTEVINVPTEQWDISLKPELLNTVVMIPESLPISGLWGYIHYLKDQGLNNGRYWLAFWVKVLQPVVTAALVLMAISFIFGPLRSVTLGQRVFTGVLVGFTFRIAQDLLGPSSLVFGFSPLFAVLVPTAICAVAGFWLLRRAG
- the lepA gene encoding translation elongation factor 4 — encoded protein: MSDLSHIRNFSIIAHIDHGKSTLADRFIQMCGGLAEREMEAQVLDSMDLERERGITIKAHSVTLYYTAKDGIKYQLNFIDTPGHVDFTYEVSRSLAACEGALLVVDAGQGVEAQSVANCYTAIEQGLEVMPVLNKIDLPQADPDRVKEEIEKIIGIDATDAVECSAKTGLGVDEVLERLVKTIPAPTGNYEDPLQALIIDSWFDNYLGVVSLVRVRHGRVKKGDKILVKSTGKIHLVDSVGVFNPKHTATTDLKAGEVGFIIAGIKDIHGAPVGDTLTLSSTPDVDVLPGFKRIQPQVYAGLFPVSSDDFEDFREALQKLTLNDSSLQYTPESSDALGFGFRCGFLGMLHMEIIQERLEREYDLDLITTAPTVIFELALKTGETIYVDNPSKLPDLSSIEDMREPIVRANILVPQEHLGNVITLCIEKRGVQHDMLFLGTQVQVTYDLPMNEVVLDFFDRLKSTSRGYASLDYHFDRYQSANLVKLDVLINGDKVDALALIVHKDNAHYKGRQLTEKMKELIPRQMFDVAIQAAIGGQIIARTSVKALRKNVLAKCYGGDVSRKRKLLEKQKAGKKRMKQVGNVEIPQEAFLAVLRLDS
- a CDS encoding DNA polymerase III subunit chi — translated: MTQVDFYILPSADPSARLDFACKLTEKAWRMGHRIYLHCSDAAQRDDLDARLWRFKGESFVPHGAAESEPEGLVVLGLGDSCGDHTDLLVNLDLKVPAFAKGFARVAEVVVEDPAIRQAARESFRFYREQGYSLQDHRLQRL
- the lptF gene encoding LPS export ABC transporter permease LptF; translation: MIVFRYLSREVLLTLSAVSAVLLVIIMSGRFVKYLAQAASGALDPGSLFLIMGFRLPGFLQLILPLGLFLGILLAYGRLYLESEMTVLSATGMSQQRLLAMTMVPATGIALVVAWLSLSLAPQGAMQFQLVLNKQDAMTEFDTLEPGRFQALNDGTRVTYTEQMSDDRANLGGVFISQKNLGQNQKDRGISILVADKGRQEVRPDGSRYLILEDGYRYDGSPGQADYRAIKYDTYGVMLARPDVSDEVTDRDAIPTPDLIGSKELRSIAELQWRISLPLLVFIVTLMAVPLSRVNPRQGRFLKLLPAILLYMAYLTILISARGSLEKGKLPPALGLWWVHGVFLAIGLGLLYWEPMRLKMRSRRSVKEMARG
- a CDS encoding leucyl aminopeptidase, with translation MELVVKSVSPETLKTATLVVAVGEGRKLGVAAKQLDELSGGAISAVLKRGDLAGKVGQSLLLQSLPNLKADRVLLVGVGKDAELGDRPFRKIIAGILNTLKGLGGTDAALALDEVVVKGRDSYGKTRLLAESLLDGGYVFDQFKSTKAEPRALKKVTLLTIKAAQAEVERAVTHAQAIAGGMAFTRDLGNLPPNICHPTYLGEQAKALGKEFKGLKVEVLDEKKIKELGMGSFYAVGQGSDQPPRLIVMQYNGGKKSEKPFALVGKGITFDTGGISLKPGLGMDEMKYDMGGAASVFGTLRAVLELKLPINLVCILACAENMPSGGATRPGDIVTTLSGQTVEILNTDAEGRLVLCDALTYAERFKPQAVIDIATLTGACVVALGAHTSGLLGNSDELIGQLLSAGQAADDRAWQLPLFDEYQEQLDSPFADIANIGGPKAGTITAACFLSRFAKNFNWAHLDIAGTAWTSGGKDKGATGRPVPLLTQYLLDRAKA